In Hasllibacter sp. MH4015, the following proteins share a genomic window:
- a CDS encoding DUF4167 domain-containing protein, with protein sequence MRSSKNRSRSKGNRNRSVGNIVNRVFDSSGPEGKVRGTPQQIIDKYNQLTRDAQLSNDRVAAENFQQHAEHYLRMLGEAQREQDAKRDQQQNNQNQQGGGGNNQNHQGGGNNANQGGNNQQGGNQKNRSGGDNQQPNGQQPSADASDGQGAFDAVIDPAADSDAGLVQTPESAPKPKRQRRRRKPDAEDAAGDGGGGGGEGGGGGQPPQEAAE encoded by the coding sequence ATGAGATCATCGAAGAACCGCTCGCGGTCCAAGGGAAATCGCAACCGCTCCGTCGGCAATATCGTCAATCGGGTGTTCGACAGTTCCGGCCCCGAAGGCAAGGTCCGCGGCACGCCGCAGCAGATCATCGACAAGTACAACCAGCTGACGCGCGATGCGCAGTTGTCCAATGACCGTGTCGCGGCGGAAAACTTCCAGCAGCATGCGGAGCATTACCTGCGCATGTTGGGCGAGGCGCAGCGCGAGCAGGACGCCAAGCGCGACCAACAGCAGAACAACCAGAACCAGCAAGGCGGTGGCGGCAACAATCAGAACCACCAAGGCGGCGGAAACAACGCCAACCAGGGCGGCAATAACCAGCAAGGCGGCAACCAGAAAAACCGCTCTGGCGGTGACAATCAGCAACCCAACGGACAGCAGCCCTCCGCGGATGCGTCCGACGGGCAGGGCGCGTTCGACGCGGTGATCGACCCGGCCGCGGACAGCGATGCCGGTCTCGTGCAGACCCCCGAAAGCGCGCCCAAGCCGAAACGGCAACGTCGCCGTCGCAAACCCGATGCTGAGGATGCGGCAGGTGACGGTGGCGGTGGCGGCGGCGAAGGCGGCGGAGGCGGTCAGCCCCCGCAAGAAGCCGCCGAATGA
- the rsmA gene encoding 16S rRNA (adenine(1518)-N(6)/adenine(1519)-N(6))-dimethyltransferase RsmA: MAAIDDLPPLREVIAAHGLSARKALGQNFLLDLNLTAKIARVAGDLSDTDVLEVGPGPGGLTRGLLAEGARRVVAVEKDARCLPVLAEIAAAYPGRLEVLNADALDIDWAAQLRPPRKIVANLPYNVGTELLVRWLTPPEWPPQWDSLTLMFQREVADRIVAQPGSKAYGRLAVLAQWRADARIAMTLPPEAFTPPPKVRSAVVHLTALPEPRFPADPEILSRVVQMAFGQRRKMLRAALKALAPDIEDRLAEAGLRPTDRAEQVPIEGFCALARIMARG; encoded by the coding sequence ATGGCCGCGATTGATGACCTGCCGCCCTTGCGGGAGGTGATTGCCGCCCACGGATTGAGCGCGCGCAAGGCGCTGGGGCAGAACTTTTTGCTGGATCTCAACCTGACCGCCAAGATCGCGCGCGTGGCGGGCGATCTTTCGGACACGGATGTTCTGGAGGTGGGACCCGGCCCCGGCGGGCTGACGCGCGGGCTTTTGGCCGAAGGCGCGCGGCGCGTGGTGGCGGTGGAAAAGGATGCGCGCTGCCTGCCGGTTTTGGCGGAGATCGCGGCGGCTTACCCCGGTCGGTTGGAGGTGCTCAACGCCGACGCGCTGGACATCGACTGGGCCGCGCAGTTGCGGCCCCCGCGCAAGATCGTGGCCAACCTGCCCTATAATGTCGGCACGGAATTGCTGGTCCGATGGCTGACCCCGCCCGAATGGCCGCCGCAATGGGACAGCCTGACCTTGATGTTCCAGCGCGAAGTGGCGGATCGGATCGTGGCGCAGCCCGGATCGAAAGCCTATGGACGGCTGGCGGTCTTGGCCCAATGGCGCGCCGATGCGCGGATCGCAATGACCCTTCCACCCGAAGCCTTCACCCCGCCGCCGAAAGTGCGATCGGCGGTGGTTCACCTGACGGCCTTGCCCGAGCCGCGGTTCCCGGCCGATCCGGAGATCCTGTCGCGCGTTGTGCAAATGGCATTCGGACAAAGGCGCAAGATGCTACGTGCCGCGCTCAAGGCTCTGGCGCCCGATATCGAGGACCGGTTGGCGGAGGCAGGATTGAGGCCGACCGACCGGGCCGAACAGGTGCCCATTGAAGGGTTCTGTGCCCTGGCCCGAATTATGGCGCGGGGTTAG
- the pdxA gene encoding 4-hydroxythreonine-4-phosphate dehydrogenase PdxA, whose protein sequence is MGLPLPIAVSVGEPSGIGPEIAARAWDRLGARLPFFVIGDPRHLSGHGCPIHEIAAPADAMGATSRGLPVLPHDFAGDARPGLPDPANAQGVIDVIARGVDLVMRGEAAALTTGPIHKKALMDGAGFRFPGHTEYLAHLAGVDRVVMMLACDALRVVPVTIHIALSDVPATLTPTLLSDTIRITDRALRRDFGIEAPRIAVAGLNPHAGEGGAMGREEIEVIVPILDALRAEGLGLSGPHSADTMFHPGARRGYHAALAMYHDQALIPIKTIDFAGGVNVTLGLPFIRTSPDHGTAFDIAGKGVADPTSLVAALELARDMAVARAAGGPG, encoded by the coding sequence ATGGGTCTGCCGCTTCCGATTGCAGTCAGCGTGGGGGAGCCGTCCGGCATCGGCCCGGAGATTGCGGCACGCGCCTGGGATCGTCTGGGCGCACGCCTGCCGTTTTTCGTGATCGGGGATCCGCGCCACCTGTCAGGCCACGGCTGCCCGATCCACGAAATTGCCGCCCCTGCCGATGCGATGGGGGCCACCTCTCGCGGGCTGCCTGTCCTGCCCCATGACTTCGCGGGCGACGCACGGCCCGGCCTGCCCGATCCGGCGAACGCCCAGGGTGTGATCGACGTGATCGCGCGCGGTGTTGATCTTGTGATGCGCGGCGAGGCGGCGGCCCTGACCACGGGACCGATTCACAAGAAGGCACTGATGGACGGGGCCGGCTTTCGTTTTCCGGGCCATACCGAGTACCTCGCCCATCTGGCGGGCGTCGACCGGGTGGTGATGATGCTGGCCTGCGACGCATTGCGCGTGGTGCCGGTGACGATCCACATCGCCCTCTCTGACGTGCCGGCGACCCTGACCCCCACCCTTCTGAGCGACACGATCCGGATCACGGACCGGGCGTTGCGCCGCGATTTCGGGATTGAGGCGCCGCGAATTGCCGTGGCGGGCCTTAACCCCCATGCCGGCGAAGGCGGCGCAATGGGGCGTGAGGAGATTGAGGTGATCGTTCCGATCCTGGACGCCTTGCGCGCGGAGGGCCTGGGATTGAGCGGTCCGCATTCGGCTGACACGATGTTCCATCCCGGCGCGCGGCGCGGCTATCACGCGGCCCTCGCAATGTACCACGACCAGGCGCTGATCCCGATCAAGACGATAGATTTCGCAGGCGGTGTGAACGTGACCCTTGGCCTGCCGTTCATCCGCACCTCCCCCGACCACGGCACGGCCTTCGACATCGCGGGCAAGGGTGTGGCCGATCCGACATCGCTTGTTGCGGCGTTGGAATTGGCGCGCGACATGGCGGTGGCCCGGGCCGCGGGGGGGCCGGGATGA
- a CDS encoding peptidylprolyl isomerase, whose amino-acid sequence MNGIFQAIHRAARSIAPCAFALTLALGTPVAAQNPFEAAVRVDDQIVTNFEISQRMRFLEVLNAQGDLRQQAIDALVNERLQVDAALRLGVSASPEEIEAGLNEFAARANLGPEQFLNQMGQAGIAPETVRDFIANGITWRNVVRTRFGSRAQITEEDIDEAIELGTVLGGGIEILLAEIIIPVTPENQANLVSELLRLREQIGGRTEVFSEAASRFSAAPTRENGGLTGWRPLQELPEGLRERFLTMGVGRVTEPVPLGGGQAYALFQMRGQREVEAPQLPITAIDYVSIAIPGGRSTEALTRAEQLRVSVDTCNDFNGVIPGGFERQSVAPGALPDDVALALRSLDNHEMSTSVTRNNGTVLLALMLCDRVTAEPEIGRDAVRERLVGQRIEAYANSYLEELRADANIVYLN is encoded by the coding sequence ATGAACGGCATCTTCCAAGCGATCCACCGCGCGGCACGCAGCATCGCACCTTGTGCATTTGCCCTTACCCTCGCGCTCGGTACACCGGTCGCGGCCCAGAACCCGTTCGAGGCGGCGGTGCGCGTCGATGACCAGATCGTCACGAATTTCGAGATCTCGCAACGGATGCGATTTCTCGAGGTCCTCAACGCGCAAGGCGATTTGCGCCAGCAGGCGATTGACGCCTTGGTGAACGAGAGGCTTCAGGTGGACGCAGCCCTGCGCCTGGGCGTTTCGGCATCACCCGAGGAGATCGAGGCGGGGCTGAACGAATTCGCCGCCCGCGCCAATCTTGGGCCGGAACAATTCCTCAACCAGATGGGTCAGGCCGGCATTGCGCCGGAAACCGTGCGCGACTTCATCGCCAACGGGATCACGTGGCGCAACGTCGTGCGCACCCGCTTTGGATCGCGCGCGCAGATCACCGAGGAAGATATCGACGAGGCAATCGAGCTTGGCACGGTCCTGGGCGGCGGGATCGAGATCCTGCTTGCCGAGATCATCATTCCGGTCACGCCCGAAAACCAGGCCAACCTGGTGTCAGAGCTTCTGCGCCTGCGCGAGCAGATCGGTGGCAGGACGGAGGTCTTCTCGGAGGCCGCAAGCCGTTTCTCCGCCGCACCCACCCGTGAAAACGGCGGCCTGACCGGCTGGCGTCCGTTGCAGGAATTGCCCGAAGGTCTGCGCGAACGGTTCCTGACCATGGGCGTCGGCCGTGTGACCGAGCCGGTGCCCCTTGGCGGCGGGCAGGCCTACGCGCTTTTCCAGATGCGCGGTCAACGTGAAGTGGAGGCACCGCAATTGCCGATCACGGCGATCGACTATGTCTCAATCGCGATCCCCGGGGGGCGCAGCACCGAGGCGCTGACGCGGGCCGAGCAATTGCGGGTTTCGGTCGATACCTGCAACGATTTCAATGGCGTGATACCCGGCGGGTTCGAACGCCAAAGCGTGGCCCCCGGCGCCCTGCCCGACGACGTGGCACTGGCGCTCCGCTCGCTCGACAACCACGAAATGTCCACATCCGTCACCCGCAACAACGGCACGGTTCTTCTGGCGCTCATGCTGTGCGACCGTGTCACGGCGGAGCCCGAAATTGGCCGCGACGCGGTGCGGGAACGCCTGGTCGGCCAGCGCATCGAAGCCTATGCCAACAGCTACCTCGAAGAGCTGCGCGCGGATGCCAATATCGTCTACCTGAACTGA
- a CDS encoding LPS-assembly protein LptD, producing the protein MIADNIRFDGGQNVTARGSVEVFFNGARLRAQSIRYDGGTDTLQVQGPLTLTDASGNSVIVADFAELSDDLQNGVLQSARLVLDRQLQIAATEIERSEGRYTQLYQAVASSCEVCFENPTPLWEIRARRVIHDEQEQQLYFENAQFRVLGVPVFFLPRMRLPDPTLDRATGFLAPSIRANDRTGTQVRVPYFVRLGDHADITVTPWIGPGSQTLEARYRHAFRNGEIALQGAVSWDDITDDPTRAYLFGTGQFDLPREFTLDLQVQAVSDRAYLTTYGFEDPDILETFARISRVRREEYIEASATLYQSLIEGEDNDVLPTRVAHAEITRRITPPLIGGMLTAELEGTGFYRFSTADTVGTMVNGRDVARVTGQLDWRRTETFGGLLTTFEAALHGGYYATQQDGPLDGAETRITPYGAIEFRYPLQAISARGVSHVIEPVAQLVWSETYGNAVPNEDSFIVEFDEANLFSLDRFPGSDLREVGPRANVGLAYSRLSPSGWRLGVAGGVVFRTDEQGQLTDGSGLNGTQSDFLMATHLGFNDQLTLVNRSLFDSSFDFTSSELSLYWSGDRHEVVTSYTFLEADLGEQRPRDLSEWAFDANYGLASGWEAGVNWRYDFIEAGPSRAGLSLGFENECVDMEFSVSRRYTTSATLEPATSFGFTVSLAGFGAGREGRSTARSCRG; encoded by the coding sequence TTGATTGCCGACAACATCCGCTTTGATGGCGGGCAGAACGTCACCGCCCGTGGCTCGGTCGAGGTCTTCTTCAACGGCGCACGCCTGCGCGCGCAATCCATCCGTTACGATGGCGGCACCGACACGCTTCAGGTCCAGGGTCCGCTGACCCTGACCGATGCGTCGGGCAATTCGGTTATCGTGGCAGACTTCGCTGAGCTTTCAGACGATCTGCAGAACGGTGTATTGCAATCTGCACGCCTTGTGCTGGATCGCCAGCTTCAGATCGCCGCGACCGAGATCGAGCGGTCGGAAGGGCGCTATACGCAGCTTTACCAGGCCGTCGCGTCATCTTGCGAGGTCTGTTTCGAGAACCCGACACCTTTGTGGGAGATCCGTGCCCGGCGTGTCATCCATGACGAGCAGGAGCAGCAGCTCTATTTCGAGAATGCGCAGTTCCGCGTCCTCGGCGTGCCGGTTTTCTTTCTGCCCCGCATGCGTCTGCCCGATCCGACGCTGGACCGCGCGACCGGGTTCCTTGCCCCGTCCATCCGCGCCAATGACCGCACCGGTACGCAGGTGCGCGTACCCTATTTCGTGCGTCTGGGCGACCACGCGGACATCACCGTCACGCCCTGGATCGGACCAGGCTCCCAAACGCTGGAGGCGCGCTATCGCCATGCCTTCCGCAACGGGGAGATCGCCTTGCAGGGCGCCGTGTCTTGGGATGACATCACTGACGATCCGACCCGCGCCTACCTGTTCGGGACCGGCCAATTCGATTTGCCGCGGGAATTCACGCTGGACCTGCAGGTCCAGGCCGTCAGCGACCGGGCCTACCTGACGACCTACGGGTTCGAGGATCCCGACATCCTTGAAACCTTCGCGCGGATCAGCCGCGTCCGGCGAGAGGAATACATCGAAGCCTCCGCCACGCTTTACCAATCGCTGATCGAGGGGGAGGACAACGATGTCCTGCCCACCCGCGTCGCCCATGCAGAGATCACCCGCCGGATCACCCCGCCCCTGATCGGCGGCATGTTGACGGCGGAGTTGGAAGGGACCGGCTTCTACCGTTTCTCGACTGCCGATACCGTCGGCACGATGGTCAATGGTCGCGACGTGGCCCGCGTGACCGGCCAGTTGGATTGGCGACGGACCGAGACCTTCGGCGGCCTTCTGACCACGTTCGAGGCGGCCTTACACGGCGGGTATTACGCCACCCAGCAAGATGGCCCGCTCGACGGCGCGGAAACCCGCATCACGCCCTATGGGGCCATCGAATTCCGCTATCCCCTGCAAGCGATCAGCGCACGTGGGGTCAGCCACGTGATCGAGCCCGTGGCGCAACTTGTCTGGTCAGAAACCTACGGCAACGCCGTGCCGAACGAAGACAGCTTCATCGTGGAATTCGATGAAGCGAACCTCTTCTCCCTCGACCGGTTCCCCGGATCGGATCTGCGCGAAGTGGGGCCGCGGGCCAATGTGGGCCTCGCCTATTCCCGGCTTTCCCCATCGGGCTGGCGCCTTGGCGTGGCGGGCGGTGTTGTCTTCCGCACCGATGAACAGGGGCAATTGACCGACGGGTCGGGCCTGAACGGGACGCAATCGGATTTCCTGATGGCCACGCATCTGGGCTTCAACGATCAACTGACGCTGGTGAACCGGTCGCTTTTCGACTCCTCCTTCGATTTCACATCGTCGGAGCTTTCGCTCTACTGGTCCGGGGACAGGCACGAGGTCGTGACAAGCTACACCTTCCTGGAGGCTGATCTGGGCGAGCAGCGCCCGCGCGATCTCTCGGAATGGGCCTTTGATGCCAATTACGGCCTTGCCAGCGGATGGGAGGCCGGGGTCAACTGGCGCTACGATTTCATCGAGGCGGGACCCTCGCGCGCGGGCCTGTCGCTGGGGTTCGAGAACGAATGCGTGGATATGGAATTTTCCGTCTCGCGCCGCTATACGACATCGGCGACGCTTGAACCGGCCACCAGCTTCGGATTTACCGTGTCTCTAGCGGGCTTCGGCGCCGGACGCGAAGGCCGGTCAACGGCGCGCAGTTGCAGGGGATGA
- the lptG gene encoding LPS export ABC transporter permease LptG — protein sequence MADGLCATGGGGNRRRDHGGAGDAAATGLAGDPGVILHLYIARRFLRAFGIVLAVFIAIILPIDMADQLRRIGSDQGFMAVLSLALLNLPRGLIGLMPLFVMLATLVLFLGLSRTSELVVVRAAGRSALRSAASPVIVALLIGILSLVLLNPLVASTARQYDLTLARLSGLESRTVSVTGQGLWLRQGVASEQTVIRASATNSDGTHLFDASFFTFDVNGVLTERLDAREAILSFGAWTLTDVKRWPIAGSGNPEADAEDFETLTLPSTLTAEQIRDSFGNPETVPIFELPGFIRQLNDAGFAALQHRTWFQMQLSSPLLLAAMVLIGAGFTMRHTRFGKTGIMVMSAILLGFGVVFLRRFAEVLGETGQVSATLVAWTPPIAAILLATGLLLHTEDG from the coding sequence GTGGCTGATGGCTTATGCGCAACCGGCGGTGGCGGCAATCGTCGCCGCGATCATGGTGGCGCTGGCGATGCGGCGGCGACAGGGCTGGCGGGGGATCCCGGCGTGATCCTGCACCTCTACATCGCGCGCCGTTTCCTGCGGGCCTTCGGGATCGTACTGGCCGTCTTCATCGCCATCATCCTGCCGATCGACATGGCCGACCAATTGCGCCGGATCGGATCGGACCAGGGCTTCATGGCGGTCCTGTCGCTCGCCCTGCTGAACCTGCCGCGCGGCCTGATCGGGCTGATGCCGCTCTTCGTAATGCTAGCGACGCTGGTCCTGTTTCTTGGCCTGTCGCGCACGTCCGAACTGGTCGTGGTGCGCGCCGCCGGACGCTCCGCCCTGCGATCTGCCGCATCTCCGGTCATCGTGGCTTTGTTGATCGGGATCCTGTCGCTGGTCCTGCTGAACCCGCTGGTTGCAAGCACCGCGCGCCAGTACGATCTGACGCTGGCGCGGCTCTCCGGGCTGGAAAGCCGCACCGTTTCCGTGACGGGACAGGGGCTTTGGCTGCGCCAGGGGGTGGCCAGCGAACAGACGGTCATCCGTGCCAGCGCCACAAATTCCGACGGGACGCATCTGTTCGATGCCTCGTTCTTCACCTTCGATGTGAACGGCGTACTGACCGAACGGCTGGACGCACGGGAAGCGATCCTGAGCTTCGGCGCCTGGACCCTGACGGATGTGAAACGATGGCCCATCGCGGGGTCCGGCAATCCGGAGGCCGACGCCGAGGATTTCGAGACGTTGACCCTGCCCTCTACCCTGACGGCCGAGCAGATCCGCGACAGCTTCGGCAATCCCGAAACGGTGCCGATCTTCGAGCTTCCGGGGTTCATCCGGCAACTCAACGACGCAGGCTTTGCCGCGCTGCAACACCGGACCTGGTTCCAAATGCAATTGTCGTCCCCGCTCCTCTTGGCTGCCATGGTCCTGATCGGGGCCGGCTTTACCATGCGCCACACGCGGTTCGGCAAGACCGGCATCATGGTGATGAGCGCGATCCTTCTGGGCTTCGGCGTGGTGTTCCTGCGGCGGTTTGCCGAGGTGCTTGGGGAAACGGGTCAGGTTTCGGCAACACTTGTCGCCTGGACGCCGCCGATTGCCGCAATTCTCTTGGCCACGGGCCTACTTTTGCATACGGAGGACGGGTGA
- the lptF gene encoding LPS export ABC transporter permease LptF: MGQFDKYILRQLVMLFGFFSLVLVSVYWVNQAARLFDSLIADGQNVGVFLEFSALTLPWIIQLILPVAAFVATLYIFNRMIGESEMVVLQTAGLSALRLLRPVFYFGILMALLVGVLGNVLAPAARSQFMMRQDEVRDDLTGKFLRAGEFIHPTAGLTVYIREISDLGEFQDIFLQDATNPGVEVTYTATNALLVRSDTGPRLVMFDGVAQTLDLETGRLGTVQFSDFTYDVGGLINPDTTRRVDVREVSTPTLLRADAQMAEELNLPLAHMVFEGHDRIAQSLFVIFVPLIGAASLMLGTFSRFGVWKQVLIAVALVLPMQIVRNAGEAAVRADADAWLMAYAQPAVAAIVAAIMVALAMRRRQGWRGIPA, from the coding sequence TTGGGTCAGTTCGACAAATATATTCTGCGCCAGTTGGTGATGCTGTTCGGGTTCTTCAGCCTGGTGCTGGTCTCGGTCTATTGGGTGAACCAGGCCGCGCGCCTGTTCGATTCGCTGATCGCCGATGGTCAGAATGTCGGGGTTTTTCTTGAATTCTCGGCCCTGACCCTGCCCTGGATCATCCAGTTGATCCTGCCCGTCGCGGCGTTCGTTGCGACGCTCTACATTTTCAACCGCATGATCGGCGAGTCCGAGATGGTGGTTTTGCAAACCGCGGGCCTGTCGGCACTGCGGTTGCTGCGTCCGGTGTTCTATTTCGGGATCCTGATGGCGCTTTTGGTGGGCGTTCTTGGCAACGTTCTGGCCCCCGCCGCCCGGTCACAATTCATGATGCGCCAAGATGAGGTGCGCGACGACTTGACCGGCAAGTTCCTGCGCGCGGGTGAGTTTATCCACCCCACCGCTGGCCTGACCGTCTACATCCGCGAAATCAGCGACTTGGGCGAGTTTCAGGACATTTTCCTGCAAGACGCCACCAATCCCGGCGTGGAAGTCACCTACACCGCCACGAACGCGCTTCTGGTTCGGTCAGACACCGGTCCGCGGCTGGTGATGTTCGATGGCGTGGCCCAGACCCTGGATCTTGAGACGGGGCGACTTGGCACCGTGCAATTCAGCGATTTCACCTATGACGTGGGTGGGTTGATCAACCCGGACACCACGCGCCGCGTGGATGTGAGAGAGGTCTCGACCCCGACCTTGCTGCGCGCGGACGCCCAGATGGCGGAGGAGTTGAACCTGCCGCTGGCCCACATGGTCTTCGAAGGCCATGACAGGATCGCGCAATCCCTCTTCGTCATCTTCGTGCCGCTGATCGGGGCCGCATCTCTGATGTTGGGCACGTTTTCTCGGTTCGGCGTCTGGAAACAGGTCCTGATCGCCGTGGCGCTGGTCTTGCCGATGCAGATCGTGCGCAATGCCGGAGAAGCCGCCGTGCGCGCCGATGCCGACGCGTGGCTGATGGCTTATGCGCAACCGGCGGTGGCGGCAATCGTCGCCGCGATCATGGTGGCGCTGGCGATGCGGCGGCGACAGGGCTGGCGGGGGATCCCGGCGTGA
- a CDS encoding leucyl aminopeptidase, protein MTSVAPVDFAETDLDTLAELEGKLAILVTADGKLDNAGRRVNRLSKQAVARMLESERWEKVKSGEGFTMGFPAGLAAKALCVIKLDRRPSVEDARKAGASLAKFKGKDPLTICAGSTTRLSDLALGLVLRDYTFDAHKTADKTVAEGSVIQCNKPEDAKADAEAAMAVADGVFFTRDLVNEPANVLTTQEFADRLEAMRDIGLDVEVLEEKDLAKLGMGALLGVGQGSDAPSKVVVMQWNGGADEKPLALIGKGVVFDTGGISLKPAGGMEDMTMDMGGAGVVAGVMRTLALRKAKANVVGLVGLVENMPDARAQRPGDVVTSMKGDTIEVINTDAEGRLVLCDVMWYAQDRFEPSGMIDLATLTGAIIIGLGHENAGVFSNNDALSNAFLKAAASEGEGAWRLPMGQAYDDLLKSRIADMKNVGGRAAGSITAAQFLGRFVKDDTPWIHLDIAGVASVKSETKLAPKGATGWGVMALDRLVRDEYES, encoded by the coding sequence ATGACCAGTGTCGCCCCCGTGGATTTCGCCGAAACCGACCTCGATACGCTTGCGGAATTGGAGGGGAAGCTGGCCATCCTCGTCACGGCGGACGGCAAGCTGGACAATGCCGGACGGCGTGTGAACCGCCTGTCGAAACAGGCCGTCGCACGGATGTTGGAAAGCGAAAGGTGGGAGAAGGTGAAATCCGGCGAAGGGTTCACCATGGGGTTTCCGGCGGGGCTCGCGGCCAAGGCGCTGTGTGTCATCAAGCTGGACCGGCGTCCATCGGTGGAAGATGCGCGCAAGGCCGGCGCGTCCCTTGCGAAATTCAAGGGTAAGGACCCTCTGACGATCTGTGCAGGCTCCACCACGCGGTTGAGCGACCTCGCCCTTGGCCTCGTCCTGCGCGACTACACGTTCGATGCCCATAAGACGGCTGACAAGACCGTGGCGGAAGGTTCTGTGATCCAATGTAACAAACCCGAAGACGCTAAGGCCGACGCCGAAGCGGCGATGGCCGTGGCAGACGGCGTGTTCTTCACCCGCGATCTGGTCAATGAACCGGCCAACGTCTTGACAACGCAGGAATTCGCAGACCGGCTTGAGGCGATGCGCGACATCGGGCTGGACGTCGAGGTGCTGGAGGAAAAGGACCTCGCCAAGCTTGGAATGGGCGCCCTTCTGGGGGTGGGGCAGGGCTCCGACGCGCCATCCAAGGTTGTGGTGATGCAATGGAATGGTGGCGCGGATGAGAAGCCGCTGGCCCTGATCGGCAAAGGCGTGGTCTTCGACACCGGCGGGATCAGCCTGAAGCCTGCGGGCGGCATGGAAGACATGACCATGGACATGGGCGGCGCGGGTGTTGTGGCGGGCGTGATGCGAACGCTGGCGCTTCGCAAGGCCAAGGCGAACGTCGTGGGTTTGGTCGGATTGGTGGAGAACATGCCCGACGCCCGCGCGCAGCGCCCGGGCGATGTCGTGACCTCCATGAAAGGTGATACGATCGAGGTCATCAACACCGATGCGGAGGGGCGCTTGGTTCTGTGTGACGTGATGTGGTACGCGCAGGACCGGTTCGAGCCTTCGGGCATGATCGACCTTGCCACGCTGACCGGCGCGATCATCATCGGGTTGGGGCACGAGAATGCGGGTGTCTTCTCCAACAACGATGCGCTTAGCAATGCCTTTCTCAAGGCCGCGGCTTCGGAGGGGGAAGGGGCATGGCGCCTGCCCATGGGCCAAGCCTATGACGACCTGCTGAAATCGCGGATCGCCGATATGAAGAACGTGGGCGGACGGGCCGCCGGTTCTATCACCGCCGCGCAATTCCTGGGCCGTTTCGTGAAGGATGACACGCCGTGGATCCATCTGGATATCGCCGGTGTCGCGTCGGTGAAGTCGGAAACGAAGCTGGCCCCCAAGGGTGCGACAGGCTGGGGCGTGATGGCTCTCGACCGGTTGGTGCGCGACGAATACGAAAGCTGA
- a CDS encoding DNA polymerase III subunit chi, giving the protein MGDCYFYHLTQAPLEVTLRVLLEKSLQAGWRVAVRGRSDALLDRLDAQLWLQPEDGFLPHGRAGGTHDADQPVLLTTGDAANNPTCIVAVEGAAVTVEEIAEMARVMVLFDGHDDTALQTAREQWKTLTNGGAAAKYWSEASGRWEMKAEAGG; this is encoded by the coding sequence ATGGGAGACTGTTATTTCTACCATCTGACGCAGGCTCCGCTGGAAGTGACCTTGCGGGTGCTGCTGGAGAAGAGCTTGCAGGCCGGATGGCGCGTGGCCGTGCGCGGGCGGAGCGACGCGCTGCTCGACAGGCTCGACGCACAGCTATGGCTTCAGCCTGAGGATGGCTTTCTTCCCCATGGCCGCGCGGGTGGGACCCATGACGCCGACCAGCCCGTGTTGTTGACGACGGGGGACGCCGCAAACAACCCAACCTGCATCGTCGCCGTCGAAGGTGCGGCTGTTACGGTGGAGGAAATTGCGGAAATGGCGCGGGTCATGGTGCTGTTCGACGGCCATGACGACACAGCGCTGCAAACCGCGCGCGAACAATGGAAGACGCTCACCAATGGGGGCGCTGCGGCGAAATACTGGTCCGAGGCCTCGGGCAGGTGGGAGATGAAGGCGGAAGCGGGCGGCTAG